The following are encoded together in the Chiloscyllium plagiosum isolate BGI_BamShark_2017 unplaced genomic scaffold, ASM401019v2 scaf_2937, whole genome shotgun sequence genome:
- the clec11a gene encoding C-type lectin domain family 11 member A has translation MGRMGLGGGFGEKVGEWLLFLTSLLLSPPPPDETPKGCAKGRRVNAKCFLGVKSFETFEDSARLCGAGGGHLAMPRGVTEAEALAAYTKSFFGPGNWPAWIGVTDRHSEGVYVFQDGVRVAPGDQWYRHPQLGQPNGGAQENCVALSTDDGKWWDKDCGRRMYFICEYEY, from the coding sequence atggggagaatggggttgggagggggattcggggagaaggtgggagaatggctCCTATTTCTGACGTCTCTGCTCTTGTCTCCCCCTCCCCCCGACGAAACCCCGAAAGGCTGTGCCAAGGGGCGACGGGTCAACGCCAAGTGCTTCCTGGGGGTGAAGTCCTTCGAGACGTTTGAGGACAGCGCCAGGCTGTGCGGGGCTGGGGGCGGCCATCTCGCTATGCCCAGGGGGGTGACAGAGGCGGAGGCCCTGGCTGCTTACACCAAGTCGTTTTTCGGGCCCGGGAATTGGCCGGCCTGGATCGGGGTGACCGATCGGCACAGCGAGGGGGTCTACGTCTTCCAGGATGGCGTCAGGGTGGCGCCCGGGGACCAGTGGTACCGCCACCCTCAGCTGGGCCAGCCCAACGGGGGGGCGCAGGAGAACTGTGTGGCACTGTCCACCGATGACGGGAAATGGTGGGACAAGGACTGCGGCCGCAGAATGTACTTCATCTGCGAGTatgagtactga